The following are encoded together in the Roseobacter denitrificans OCh 114 genome:
- a CDS encoding phosphopentomutase, whose protein sequence is MARAFLVVMDSVGIGGAPDAAAYFNGGIPDTGANTVGNIAQHCARGLASIGREGPLKVPNLDRLGLGRAVHLASGALAPGLGREPAGVWGAATETSTGKDTPSGHWELAGLPVPWAWHHFTQTTDSFPPEVIQRVCDLAQTDGILGNCHAPGTEIVAKFGQEHMRTGKPICYTSADSVFQIAAHEDSFGLQRLLDLCADLAPFLHRMKVGRVIARPFTGSAGIGFQRTGNRRDFAIAPPGPVLTNWVQDAGRRIYAVGKIGDIFSMQGIDKVFKGSDRELMLHLQSLLATAEEGSLTFANFVEFDSLYGHRRDVSGYASALEWFDVCLGRLLARLLPSDMLIITADHGNDPTWHGTDHTRERVPVLIAGKGVGQLGHIGFRDVAALVAQHLDVPVPEMLYTQADPKQ, encoded by the coding sequence ATGGCGCGTGCCTTTCTGGTCGTCATGGATTCCGTCGGCATCGGGGGCGCGCCCGATGCGGCGGCCTATTTCAACGGCGGCATTCCCGACACCGGCGCCAATACCGTCGGCAATATCGCGCAGCACTGTGCGCGCGGACTTGCGTCGATCGGGCGTGAGGGGCCACTAAAAGTGCCCAATCTCGACAGGCTGGGCCTTGGTCGCGCGGTACATCTGGCCAGCGGCGCGCTGGCCCCGGGGTTGGGGCGCGAACCCGCTGGGGTCTGGGGCGCGGCGACCGAAACATCCACCGGTAAGGATACGCCATCCGGGCATTGGGAACTGGCGGGCCTGCCGGTCCCCTGGGCGTGGCATCATTTTACGCAAACCACAGACTCCTTTCCACCCGAAGTGATCCAGCGGGTGTGTGATCTTGCCCAGACGGACGGTATCCTCGGCAACTGCCACGCGCCGGGAACCGAGATCGTGGCCAAGTTCGGGCAAGAGCATATGCGCACAGGCAAGCCCATTTGCTATACTTCCGCGGACTCGGTTTTTCAGATTGCGGCGCATGAGGACAGTTTCGGACTGCAACGCCTGCTCGATCTGTGCGCGGATCTTGCGCCGTTTTTGCACCGCATGAAAGTGGGCCGTGTCATCGCGCGGCCCTTTACGGGATCGGCGGGCATCGGATTCCAACGCACGGGAAACCGCCGCGATTTCGCGATTGCGCCGCCGGGCCCTGTGCTGACCAATTGGGTGCAGGACGCGGGCCGTCGTATCTATGCCGTGGGCAAGATCGGCGATATTTTCTCCATGCAGGGCATTGACAAGGTTTTCAAAGGCAGTGACCGGGAATTGATGCTGCATCTGCAATCGCTGCTGGCCACAGCCGAAGAAGGCAGCCTGACATTCGCCAATTTCGTCGAATTCGACAGCCTTTACGGGCACCGTCGCGATGTGTCGGGCTATGCCTCGGCGCTGGAATGGTTCGATGTCTGTCTGGGGCGGTTGCTGGCCCGATTGCTGCCAAGTGATATGCTGATCATCACGGCGGACCATGGCAATGACCCCACATGGCACGGCACGGATCACACGCGCGAACGCGTGCCGGTGCTGATTGCCGGGAAAGGGGTGGGGCAGCTGGGCCACATCGGGTTCAGGGATGTGGCCGCACTGGTCGCACAGCACCTTGATGTGCCTGTGCCCGAGATGCTTTATACGCAGGCTGACCCAAAGCAATGA
- the upp gene encoding uracil phosphoribosyltransferase — translation MSDHVTIVDHPLVQHKLTIMRDQKTPTAVFRQLLREISQLLAYEVTRGLPMTTKTIETPMQQMQAPTLAGKKLALISVLRAGNGLLDGVLELIPSARVGFVGLYRDEETLQPVQYYFKVPEALEDRLVIAVDPMLATGNSSVAAIDLLKRAGATNIRFLCLLAAPEGIKRMKEAHPDVPIVTAAVDAQLNDVGYIVPGLGDAGDRMFGTK, via the coding sequence ATGTCTGATCATGTGACAATCGTCGACCACCCTTTGGTGCAGCACAAGCTGACCATCATGCGGGACCAGAAAACGCCGACCGCCGTCTTTCGCCAGTTGCTGCGCGAGATCAGCCAGTTGCTGGCCTATGAGGTGACGCGGGGGCTGCCCATGACCACCAAGACGATTGAAACGCCGATGCAGCAGATGCAGGCGCCAACGCTTGCAGGCAAGAAACTTGCGCTGATCTCGGTCCTGCGCGCAGGCAACGGGCTGTTGGATGGCGTGTTGGAGTTGATCCCCTCGGCCCGTGTGGGTTTTGTCGGGCTTTATCGGGATGAGGAAACACTGCAGCCGGTTCAGTATTATTTCAAGGTCCCCGAAGCGCTGGAGGATCGCCTCGTGATCGCGGTTGACCCGATGCTCGCGACGGGCAATTCTTCTGTGGCGGCGATTGACCTTTTGAAGCGGGCCGGGGCAACCAACATCCGGTTTTTATGCCTGCTGGCCGCCCCCGAAGGCATCAAACGTATGAAAGAAGCCCATCCGGATGTCCCCATCGTGACCGCCGCCGTGGATGCGCAGCTGAATGATGTGGGCTATATCGTGCCGGGGCTGGGCGACGCGGGTGACCGGATGTTCGGGACGAAGTAA
- a CDS encoding thymidine phosphorylase codes for MADARSVLARLRHGAALTTTDMQWVAQALADHGMSDAQAGAFAMGICARGLRDPERVALTLAMRDSGKVLRWDMPGPVLDKHSTGGVGDCISLVLAPALAACGAYVPMISGRGLGHTGGTLDKLEAIPGLVTQLDEGRFRAVVAEAGCAIVGASADIAPADRRLYAVRDVTSTVDSLDLITASILSKKLAAGLEGLVLDVKIGSGAFMKDAQAARALAQALVSTANAAECKTTALISDMSQPLAPSLGNALEVAEVMRVLTGAADGPLVELSVALGGVLLANAGSVNDVQAGADAIRAAIREGRAATQFGRMVAAMGGPVHFVENWQRFLPEATVIREVSALQSGRIAAIDGEALGLAVVNLGGGRRIETDKIDRRVGLTQVVRLGAAVRKGQPLAVVHASRPDDADRAVAAVRAAISLTDSATVAVPDLIHERVG; via the coding sequence CGGCTGCGCCATGGTGCGGCCCTGACCACGACAGATATGCAATGGGTTGCACAGGCGCTTGCGGATCACGGGATGAGTGATGCGCAGGCCGGTGCCTTTGCCATGGGGATTTGTGCCCGGGGCCTGCGCGATCCTGAGCGGGTCGCCCTGACGCTGGCGATGCGTGACAGCGGCAAGGTGTTGCGGTGGGATATGCCGGGGCCTGTGCTTGATAAACACTCCACCGGCGGCGTGGGCGATTGCATTTCTCTGGTGCTTGCGCCTGCACTGGCGGCCTGCGGGGCCTATGTGCCGATGATATCCGGTCGCGGCCTCGGGCATACCGGCGGAACACTGGATAAGCTGGAGGCGATACCGGGTCTTGTCACCCAACTGGACGAGGGCCGGTTTCGCGCCGTCGTGGCTGAGGCAGGTTGCGCGATCGTAGGGGCCAGCGCCGATATCGCGCCGGCGGATCGCAGGCTTTATGCAGTACGAGATGTGACCTCGACGGTTGATAGTCTTGATCTGATCACCGCGTCGATCCTGTCCAAGAAGCTTGCAGCGGGCCTTGAGGGTCTGGTGCTGGATGTCAAGATCGGCAGCGGCGCATTCATGAAAGATGCCCAGGCCGCACGCGCCCTGGCACAGGCACTGGTCAGCACGGCGAATGCTGCGGAGTGCAAAACCACCGCGCTGATCAGCGACATGAGCCAACCGCTGGCCCCGAGCCTTGGCAATGCGCTTGAGGTGGCCGAAGTCATGCGCGTTCTGACAGGTGCCGCTGATGGCCCGCTGGTTGAACTGTCGGTCGCGCTGGGCGGGGTGCTCTTGGCCAATGCAGGTTCTGTCAACGACGTGCAGGCCGGGGCGGATGCCATCCGGGCCGCGATCAGGGAGGGCCGCGCCGCGACCCAGTTCGGGCGGATGGTTGCCGCCATGGGAGGGCCGGTGCATTTCGTGGAAAACTGGCAACGCTTCCTGCCTGAAGCGACCGTGATCCGCGAGGTGTCGGCCCTGCAATCAGGTCGCATCGCTGCGATTGACGGTGAAGCCTTGGGGCTGGCGGTGGTCAACCTCGGCGGTGGTCGGCGCATTGAGACAGACAAGATCGACCGCCGCGTGGGCCTGACGCAGGTGGTGCGGCTTGGTGCGGCAGTGCGCAAGGGTCAGCCTTTGGCGGTTGTGCATGCCAGCCGACCCGATGATGCGGACCGGGCGGTAGCTGCTGTGCGCGCCGCGATTTCGCTGACGGACAGCGCGACAGTGGCTGTGCCGGACCTGATACATGAAAGGGTTGGATGA